The following proteins come from a genomic window of Macaca fascicularis isolate 582-1 chromosome 8, T2T-MFA8v1.1:
- the TMEM249 gene encoding cation channel sperm-associated auxiliary subunit TMEM249 isoform X1 has translation MRRAAPSLRARVLPGHAVEGDAALCRLRGPGQLGLPERGVSPWARPPSPSSPKGRPRAAQLRRSLRRPQVQKQETWVFLAYGVGVGLWLVISSLPRRRLVLNHTRGVYHFSIQGRTVCQGPLHLVYVRLALNSDGDWPGGWARDGEAAWEVRGAVRPAESTLPAAYGRCFFQLVLGGHRLEPLVLVQLSERYEQMEYLGRYIARKLNINYFDYLATSYRHVVRHWPPPSAAP, from the exons ATGCGCCGCGCCGCCCCCAGTCTTCGTGCTCGAGTACTACCTGGACACGCTGTGGAAGGGGATGCTGCTCTTTGTCGTCTGCGTGGTCCTGGTCAGCTTGGGCTCCCTGAGAGAGGTGTGAGCCCCTGGGCCCGACCCCCATCGCCCTCCTCCCCCAAGGGCCGGCCTCGTGCCGCTCAGCTCAGACGCTCCCTGCGGCGTCCGCAGGTACAGAAACAGGAGACCTGGGTCTTCCTCGCGTACGGCGTGGGCGTGGGCCTGTGGCTCGTGATCTCGTCGCTCCCGCGACGCCGCCTGGTGCTGAACCACACGCGCGGCGTGTACCACTTCTCCATCCAGGGCCGCACCGTGTGCCAGGGCCCCTTGCACCTGGTCTACGTGCGCCTGGCCCTCAACTCCGACGGTGACTGGCCGGGAGGGTGGGCCAGGGACGGGGAGGCTGCTTGGGAGGTCAGAGGGGCGGTCAGGCCGGCTGAGTCCACTCTCCCCGCAGCCTACGGAAGGTGCTTCTTCCAGCTGGTCCTCGGCGGCCACAGGTTGGAGCCGCTGGTGCTGGTGCAGCTGTCGGAGCGCTACGAG CAAATGGAATACTTGGGCCGTTACATCGCCCGGAAACTCAACATCAACTACTTCGACTACCTGGCCACCTCCTACCGGCACGTGGTTCGCCACTGGCCACCCCCTAGCGCCGCACCGTGA
- the TMEM249 gene encoding cation channel sperm-associated auxiliary subunit TMEM249 isoform X3, protein MLLFVVCVVLVSLGSLREVQKQETWVFLAYGVGVGLWLVISSLPRRRLVLNHTRGVYHFSIQGRTVCQGPLHLVYVRLALNSDAYGRCFFQLVLGGHRLEPLVLVQLSERYEQMEYLGRYIARKLNINYFDYLATSYRHVVRHWPPPSAAP, encoded by the exons ATGCTGCTCTTTGTCGTCTGCGTGGTCCTGGTCAGCTTGGGCTCCCTGAGAGAG GTACAGAAACAGGAGACCTGGGTCTTCCTCGCGTACGGCGTGGGCGTGGGCCTGTGGCTCGTGATCTCGTCGCTCCCGCGACGCCGCCTGGTGCTGAACCACACGCGCGGCGTGTACCACTTCTCCATCCAGGGCCGCACCGTGTGCCAGGGCCCCTTGCACCTGGTCTACGTGCGCCTGGCCCTCAACTCCGACG CCTACGGAAGGTGCTTCTTCCAGCTGGTCCTCGGCGGCCACAGGTTGGAGCCGCTGGTGCTGGTGCAGCTGTCGGAGCGCTACGAG CAAATGGAATACTTGGGCCGTTACATCGCCCGGAAACTCAACATCAACTACTTCGACTACCTGGCCACCTCCTACCGGCACGTGGTTCGCCACTGGCCACCCCCTAGCGCCGCACCGTGA
- the TMEM249 gene encoding cation channel sperm-associated auxiliary subunit TMEM249 isoform X2, which yields MLLFVVCVVLVSLGSLREVQKQETWVFLAYGVGVGLWLVISSLPRRRLVLNHTRGVYHFSIQGRTVCQGPLHLVYVRLALNSDGDWPGGWARDGEAAWEVRGAVRPAESTLPAAYGRCFFQLVLGGHRLEPLVLVQLSERYEQMEYLGRYIARKLNINYFDYLATSYRHVVRHWPPPSAAP from the exons ATGCTGCTCTTTGTCGTCTGCGTGGTCCTGGTCAGCTTGGGCTCCCTGAGAGAG GTACAGAAACAGGAGACCTGGGTCTTCCTCGCGTACGGCGTGGGCGTGGGCCTGTGGCTCGTGATCTCGTCGCTCCCGCGACGCCGCCTGGTGCTGAACCACACGCGCGGCGTGTACCACTTCTCCATCCAGGGCCGCACCGTGTGCCAGGGCCCCTTGCACCTGGTCTACGTGCGCCTGGCCCTCAACTCCGACGGTGACTGGCCGGGAGGGTGGGCCAGGGACGGGGAGGCTGCTTGGGAGGTCAGAGGGGCGGTCAGGCCGGCTGAGTCCACTCTCCCCGCAGCCTACGGAAGGTGCTTCTTCCAGCTGGTCCTCGGCGGCCACAGGTTGGAGCCGCTGGTGCTGGTGCAGCTGTCGGAGCGCTACGAG CAAATGGAATACTTGGGCCGTTACATCGCCCGGAAACTCAACATCAACTACTTCGACTACCTGGCCACCTCCTACCGGCACGTGGTTCGCCACTGGCCACCCCCTAGCGCCGCACCGTGA